The proteins below are encoded in one region of Lactuca sativa cultivar Salinas chromosome 3, Lsat_Salinas_v11, whole genome shotgun sequence:
- the LOC111908178 gene encoding nuclear pore complex protein NUP205-like encodes MADDILRNPSTYEKGGVYYYSERGDRLIDLNAFRDTLWQKSNFENPQLSTFGSEAEVDEVRNTIQQLLRWAWKHNNNLDEQAAQLHMLTGWAQIVEISASRKLSSMENRSEILFQLLDASLNASSSPDCSLKMAGMLTQVSITCMAKLRDERFINPCVLNSDTVTCLDVIMTRRMSNGACHSILYKIMMAILKHDTSEALRRRQYTLLLSYFQYCQHILDPDVPTIVLQSLLVEEQESGDLDLEKDQAELARANLSILRKEAQSILDLAIKDATQGSESGKIMAFFVLDALICIDQAKFEQLAQAMNVINRLSEQVKTFINQ; translated from the exons ATG GCTGATGATATACTTAGGAATCCATCAACTTATGAAAAGGGAGGTGTGTATTACTACTCTGAACGAGGGGATCGATTGATTGACCTAAATGCATTTCGTGACACCCTTTGGCAG AAGTCCAATTTTGAGAATCCACAGCTAAGTACTTTTGGGAGTGAAGCTGAAGTTGACGAAGTAAGAAATACTATTCAGCAGCTTCTCAGATGGGCATGGAAACACAACAACAACCTTGACGAACAAGCTGCTCAACTCCATATGTTAACTGGATGGGCACAAATTGTTGag ATTTCAGCTTCAAGAAAGTTATCCTCAATGGAAAATCGATCAGAAATATTATTTCA GTTGCTTGATGCATCTTTAAATGCTTCTAGCTCTCCAGATTGTTCGTTAAAGATGGCAGGAATGTTAACTCAG gtTTCAATTACATGCATGGCTAAACTACGGGATGAGAGGTTTATTAACCCATGTGTGTTGAACTCGGATACTGTGACATGTCTTGATGTTATCATGACAAGGCGAATGTCAAATGGTGCATGTCACTCTATCCTATATAAGATTATGATGGCAATTCTGAAACATGACACATCAGAAGCATTGAGGAGAAG GCAATACACTTTGCTTTTAAGCTACTTCCAATATTGTCAACACATATTGGATCCAGATGTTCCTACTATTGTTCTTCAATCTTTGTTAGTGGAAGAACAAGAAAGTGGAGATTTGGATCTTGAAAAG GATCAGGCTGAGCTGGCACGTGCAAACTTATCCATCCTAAGAAAAGAAGCTCAATCAATTCTAGATTTG gcCATAAAAGATGCAACTCAAGGCAGTGAGTCAGGAAAAATAATGGCTTTCTTTGTTTTGGATGCATTAATATGCATTGATCAAGCAAAGTTTGAACAACTTGCACAAGCAATGAATGTCATTAACAGATTGAGTGAACAGGTCAAAACTTTTATTAATCAATGA
- the LOC111914515 gene encoding indole-3-acetic acid-amido synthetase GH3.10 — protein sequence MATSSSDDMIDWFEGVAKNAGKVQMEILKMILEMNHGVEYLEKWLGDIDVDKMDAEALQSIYTSMVPLASHADLEPYIQRIADGETCPLLTQQPITTLSLSSGTTEGRQKYVPFTSHSSKTTLQIFKLAAAYRSRVYPTREGGKILEFIYSSKQFKTKGGLSAGTATTHYFASKEFKLKQQQTKSFTCSPEEVIFSGDYKQSTYCHFLLGLFYSPEVEFITSTFAYCIVQSLTLFEDYWRDLCNDISTGTLSPRITIPYIRRSVLDLIKPNSGLAKSIRSKCEELEASDWYGLIPMLWPNAKYVYSIMTGSMQPYIEKLRHYAGDHLPLVSAEYGSTESWIGVNMDPSCAPENVTFTVVPTFSYFEFIPLHRPHHKACEAVAAGDGVCGGGGGGEDYVEDDPVPLSRVKIGQQYEIVLTTFTGLYRYRLGDVVEVAGFYKETPKLNFLCRRKLILTINIDKNTEKDLQLAVQKGSQPLIKAQAELVDFTSHADISNHPGHYIVYWEIKGEVNDQILGQCCKDIDAAFVDYGYVVSRKTNSIGPLELCIVERGTFKKIMEHFIGNGATMSQFKTPRCTTNQALLKILNLYTVKRFYSTTYK from the exons ATGGCAACAAGTTCTAGTGACGATATGATTGATTGGTTTGAAGGGGTAGCAAAGAATGCTGGGAAAGTTCAGATGGAAATACTGAAAATGATTCTTGAAATGAATCATGGGGTGGAATATCTGGAGAAATGGTTGGGTGATATCGATGTTGATAAGATGGATGCGGAAGCATTACAGTCGATTTACACATCAATGGTGCCATTAGCTTCTCATGCAGATTTAGAGCCGTATATTCAGAGGATTGCTGATGGAGAGACGTGTCCTTTACTTACTCAGCAGCCAATCACAACTCTCTCCTTAAG CTCTGGAACCACTGAAGGTAGACAAAAATACGTCCCCTTCACTTCCCATAGCTCTAAAACcactctccaaatcttcaagttAGCTGCAGCTTATAGAtcaag GGTTTATCCAACAAGGGAAGGAGGCAAGATTCTTGAGTTTATCTACAGCAGCAAACAGTTCAAAACGAAGGGTGGGCTATCCGCAGGAACAGCAACAACACATTACTTTGCAAGCAAAGAGTTTAAGCTCAAACAACAACAAACAAAGTCATTCACTTGTAGCCCCGAGGAAGTCATCTTCAGTGGCGATTACAAGCAATCAACGTATTGCCACTTCCTTCTCGGACTCTTTTACTCTCCAGAAGTTGAATTCATCACTTCGACATTCGCCTACTGCATCGTCCAATCACTTACCTTGTTCGAAGATTATTGGCGAGATCTATGCAACGATATTTCGACTGGAACTTTGAGTCCTCGGATCACGATCCCATACATCCGAAGATCAGTTCTAGATTTGATCAAACCCAACTCCGGTTTAGCAAAGTCGATAAGATCAAAATGCGAGGAGTTAGAGGCATCAGATTGGTACGGATTGATACCTATGTTGTGGCCAAATGCAAAGTATGTGTACTCGATAATGACAGGTTCGATGCAACCCTATATTGAAAAACTAAGGCATTACGCAGGGGACCATTTGCCATTAGTGAGTGCAGAGTACGGGTCCACTGAGAGTTGGATTGGGGTGAACATGGACCCTTCTTGTGCACCGGAGAATGTGACTTTCACGGTGGTTCCGACATTTTCTTACTTTGAGTTCATACCATTGCACCGGCCACATCATAAAGCTTGCGAAGCCGTTGCTGCTGGTGATGGtgtttgtggtggtggtggtggtggtgaagactACGTAGAAGATGATCCAGTACCATTATCTAGGGTGAAGATTGGTCAACAGTACGAGATTGTCCTTACGACATTCACAG GTCTTTATAGATATAGATTAGGAGATGTGGTGGAAGTGGCTGGTTTTTACAAAGAAACACCAAAACTCAATTTTTTATGTAGGAGGAAGCTAATCCTCACAATAAACATCGACAAGAACACAGAAAAAGACCTTCAGCTAGCAGTCCAAAAGGGTTCCCAACCACTCATCAAGGCTCAAGCCGAATTAGTCGATTTCACGAGCCATGCAGACATCTCAAACCATCCGGGTCACTACATAGTGTACTGGGAGATCAAGGGTGAAGTCAACGACCAGATTTTGGGTCAATGTTGCAAGGATATAGATGCAGCATTTGTTGATTATGGTTATGTTGTCTCTAGGAAAACCAACTCAATTGGGCCTTTAGAGCTTTGTATTGTGGAACGAGGTACCTTCAAGAAGATCATGGAACATTTTATTGGGAATGGTGCAACTATGAGCCAGTTCAAGACTCCAAGGTGCACAACTAATCAGGCTTTGTTAAAGATCTTAAATCTATATACAGTAAAGAGGTTTTATAGTACAACTTATAAGTGA